A stretch of Gemmatimonas aurantiaca T-27 DNA encodes these proteins:
- a CDS encoding response regulator, whose product MLMRFGLKVTAAPDGDQALEALRATAEIDVVLTDVIMPGMSGGELALHIERDYPVLPLMFMTGFHDDSFVRERVNSSRRPLLYKPFSGEELERALRALALSVGGPTPPA is encoded by the coding sequence ATGCTCATGCGCTTTGGGCTCAAAGTGACGGCCGCCCCGGATGGCGATCAGGCGCTGGAAGCTCTGCGGGCCACTGCGGAGATCGACGTCGTGCTCACCGATGTGATCATGCCCGGCATGTCCGGTGGCGAGCTGGCGCTACATATCGAACGGGACTATCCCGTGCTGCCGCTCATGTTCATGACGGGCTTTCACGACGACAGCTTCGTACGGGAACGTGTCAACTCGTCGCGGCGGCCATTGCTGTACAAACCGTTCTCTGGTGAAGAACTGGAACGGGCGCTGCGCGCACTGGCGCTTTCGGTTGGCGGGCCAACGCCACCGGCATGA
- a CDS encoding response regulator yields MPVPIPVSPAQHRVLVVEDEALIAAELVDRLRRRGYDVVGPEDSAAAAIEAVATLRPTVVLMDIRLKGERDGIDAANEIHRRFNVPVVFLTANADSATYERAHTTAQYGYVLKPFHERDLFLALDLALHRHRIERDLRASSLTFAPISDGVADAVVVADRDEMVRYLNPSAERLLGWTLYDAVEQGLVLSQLLKLESSVPGRTVPLTEGLRGDWHDDDAWVINRQEERIPVAWRCRAMVSPHGEPAGHVHTLTDLRAQRRLEKMRRAADGLLRVAFEASPAAIALLDGDGNIVRHNPGFLTMIGLSADASQIEGAADTHVWPSDRAAFTEWLKSAPAPGTRAAPVEMHLRHMAGRSVQVLATVVKVPDTLDGQPIILWQSQRIEQQKELINEAMHRSAANTKGVKALLPFRHILLVEDEPSLR; encoded by the coding sequence ATGCCTGTCCCGATCCCTGTTTCACCTGCACAACACCGCGTCCTGGTGGTTGAAGACGAAGCGCTGATCGCCGCCGAGCTGGTGGATCGGTTGCGGCGGCGCGGTTACGACGTGGTGGGCCCCGAAGACAGCGCGGCCGCGGCCATCGAGGCCGTCGCGACGTTGCGCCCCACGGTGGTACTGATGGACATCCGGCTCAAGGGCGAACGGGATGGCATCGACGCCGCCAACGAGATTCACCGACGCTTCAATGTGCCGGTGGTGTTTCTCACCGCCAACGCCGACAGCGCCACCTATGAGCGTGCGCACACCACCGCGCAGTACGGGTATGTCCTGAAGCCGTTCCACGAGCGCGATCTGTTTCTGGCGCTCGACCTGGCACTGCATCGACATCGCATCGAGCGGGATCTTCGCGCGAGCTCGCTCACCTTTGCCCCGATCAGTGATGGTGTCGCCGATGCGGTGGTGGTGGCCGACCGCGACGAGATGGTGCGCTACCTGAACCCGTCGGCCGAACGCCTGCTGGGCTGGACACTGTACGACGCGGTGGAGCAGGGGCTGGTGCTGTCACAACTGCTCAAGCTGGAATCGTCGGTCCCGGGTCGTACGGTGCCGCTCACCGAGGGTCTCCGCGGCGACTGGCATGATGACGACGCCTGGGTCATCAACCGGCAGGAAGAGCGTATTCCCGTCGCGTGGCGCTGCCGTGCCATGGTCTCACCACACGGTGAACCCGCAGGCCACGTGCACACGTTGACCGACCTGCGTGCCCAGCGCCGCCTCGAGAAGATGCGACGTGCGGCAGATGGATTGTTGCGCGTGGCCTTCGAAGCCTCACCGGCCGCCATCGCATTGCTGGATGGCGACGGCAATATCGTGCGCCACAATCCCGGCTTCCTGACGATGATCGGTCTGTCGGCGGATGCGTCGCAGATTGAAGGCGCGGCGGACACCCATGTGTGGCCCAGTGATCGCGCGGCGTTCACGGAATGGCTGAAATCGGCGCCCGCTCCCGGTACGCGGGCGGCCCCCGTCGAGATGCATCTGCGACACATGGCCGGACGTTCGGTGCAGGTGCTGGCAACCGTGGTGAAGGTGCCGGACACACTCGATGGACAACCGATCATCCTGTGGCAGTCGCAGCGGATCGAGCAACAGAAAGAACTGATCAACGAAGCCATGCATCGTTCGGCGGCCAACACCAAGGGTGTGAAAGCGCTCCTGCCGTTCCGCCATATCCTGCTGGTGGAAGACGAGCCCAGTCTGCGGTAG
- a CDS encoding intradiol ring-cleavage dioxygenase: MSLLILSPTASHDDHDDHDDHGGLHRDLIATGRTIDRRAMLRMAASLGAGFGALQLLGCSDSSAVTGTGTDTEGVSPVNNNGTCSRVPEETAGPYPGDGSNGANVLNQTGVVRSDIRSSFAGLSGTAVGIPLTVNLTIVSASSCSPLANRAVYLWHCDRAGNYSLYSSGVTNQNYLRGVQAADANGRLSFTTIFPGCYAGRWPHIHFEVFQSLTAASDVRNKVATSQIALPKATCDLVYATSGYESSVRNLAGVTLASDNVFSDGASLQLATVTGSVTEGFTATLTVAVAV, encoded by the coding sequence ATGTCCCTGCTCATTCTCTCGCCCACGGCATCACACGACGATCATGATGATCACGACGACCATGGTGGGTTGCATCGCGATCTGATCGCCACCGGCCGCACCATCGATCGACGGGCGATGTTGCGCATGGCGGCCAGTCTCGGGGCGGGGTTCGGCGCGTTGCAGTTGCTCGGCTGCAGCGACAGCAGCGCGGTGACCGGCACCGGTACCGATACCGAAGGCGTGTCACCGGTGAACAACAATGGCACCTGCAGTCGAGTGCCGGAAGAAACAGCGGGACCGTATCCGGGTGACGGATCGAACGGAGCCAATGTGCTCAACCAGACCGGTGTGGTGCGTTCGGATATCCGGTCGAGCTTTGCGGGACTGAGTGGCACGGCGGTCGGCATTCCGCTCACGGTCAACCTGACCATCGTGTCGGCGAGCAGTTGCTCACCGTTGGCGAATCGGGCCGTGTACCTGTGGCACTGCGACCGAGCGGGGAACTACTCGCTCTATTCGTCCGGCGTAACCAACCAAAACTATCTGCGTGGTGTCCAAGCTGCAGATGCCAACGGGCGTCTGAGTTTCACCACGATCTTTCCGGGGTGTTACGCGGGGCGCTGGCCCCACATCCACTTCGAGGTGTTCCAGAGTCTCACGGCGGCGTCCGATGTGCGCAACAAGGTGGCCACCTCACAGATCGCGCTGCCGAAGGCGACGTGTGACCTGGTGTATGCCACCAGCGGATACGAATCGAGCGTGCGCAATCTGGCGGGTGTCACCCTGGCCAGCGACAACGTCTTCAGCGACGGGGCATCGCTGCAGTTGGCGACGGTGACGGGCAGTGTCACGGAAGGCTTCACGGCCACACTCACGGTGGCGGTGGCCGTCTGA
- a CDS encoding aminopeptidase P N-terminal domain-containing protein codes for MHFHSRLSAPRLRAAITTASLTAAFMAALPTTVGAQSPPPARRPATRPAATPNRAAAVDTVITQAEVSARRAALAEKVENGVVLSYGGRALVHDFSTFYQLSAFRYLTELNEPDHALVMVVRDKQAQSTLFLTPLDPRTAFYYGQRVDTASSLARYGMPGRSFAALAGVLDSLAGTGLPFYNIPDVETMDFARDDSLTRGQETVKSLSRKFPNLAIRNGMALVLQLRAKKSPAELALIRRAAEISAEGHRAAMLTANPQAEYELRAAIEYEFTRRGAERPAYGSIVGGGYNGTTLHYMKDSDPVKPGDLVVMDAGAEFRGYAADITRTIPVSGTFTPAQRKVYQLVRDAQHVAEQMSKVGMSVRAAADSSVAVRTRGLAALGLIESEEATFDPPWAVNCTTNPAPCRQANLWMIHGITHGIGLAVHDPMQGAGRDATFQVGDAFTIEPGIYISTRALAVLPDTPKNRAFIAKVKAVVQQYENTGVRIEDDYVITEKGLERISLVPREIDEIEALMKRRRTIQP; via the coding sequence ATGCACTTTCACAGCCGCCTCTCCGCCCCGCGTCTCCGTGCAGCCATCACCACGGCGTCGCTGACCGCTGCCTTCATGGCGGCCTTGCCCACTACGGTGGGTGCACAGTCTCCCCCGCCGGCGCGACGCCCGGCCACTCGGCCAGCCGCGACGCCCAATCGTGCGGCTGCCGTGGACACTGTCATCACGCAGGCCGAGGTGTCGGCCCGACGCGCAGCCCTCGCGGAGAAGGTCGAGAATGGCGTGGTGCTGTCCTACGGTGGCCGCGCGCTCGTGCACGACTTCAGCACCTTCTATCAGCTCTCGGCCTTCCGTTATCTCACTGAGCTGAATGAGCCCGACCATGCACTGGTCATGGTGGTGCGCGACAAGCAGGCGCAGAGCACCCTGTTCCTGACACCGCTCGACCCGCGCACGGCGTTCTACTACGGACAGCGGGTCGACACCGCGTCCAGCCTGGCCCGATACGGCATGCCGGGACGTTCCTTCGCCGCCCTCGCCGGCGTGCTCGACTCCCTGGCCGGTACGGGGTTGCCGTTCTACAACATCCCCGATGTGGAGACGATGGACTTTGCGCGCGACGATTCGCTCACGCGTGGCCAGGAAACGGTCAAGTCGCTGTCGCGCAAATTCCCGAACCTGGCCATCCGCAATGGCATGGCGTTGGTGTTGCAACTGCGGGCGAAGAAGTCTCCGGCCGAACTCGCACTGATTCGCCGCGCCGCCGAGATCAGCGCGGAAGGCCATCGCGCCGCCATGCTCACGGCCAACCCACAGGCCGAGTACGAGCTGCGCGCTGCGATCGAGTATGAGTTCACGCGTCGGGGCGCCGAACGTCCTGCGTACGGTTCCATTGTGGGTGGCGGATACAACGGCACCACCCTGCACTACATGAAAGACAGCGACCCCGTGAAGCCGGGGGATCTGGTGGTCATGGACGCCGGCGCCGAATTCCGCGGATATGCAGCCGACATTACGCGCACGATTCCGGTGAGCGGCACGTTCACGCCGGCTCAGCGCAAAGTGTATCAACTCGTGCGCGATGCCCAACACGTAGCCGAGCAGATGTCGAAGGTTGGCATGAGTGTGCGGGCGGCGGCCGATTCGTCGGTGGCCGTGCGCACACGTGGACTGGCCGCGCTGGGCCTCATCGAGAGCGAAGAAGCCACCTTCGATCCGCCGTGGGCCGTCAACTGCACGACCAATCCGGCACCATGTCGTCAGGCCAACCTTTGGATGATTCATGGCATCACACACGGCATCGGCCTCGCGGTGCACGACCCGATGCAGGGCGCCGGGCGCGACGCGACCTTCCAGGTGGGTGATGCGTTCACCATCGAACCCGGCATCTACATCAGCACCCGGGCGCTCGCGGTACTGCCTGATACGCCGAAAAATCGCGCCTTCATCGCCAAGGTGAAGGCCGTGGTGCAGCAGTACGAAAACACGGGCGTCCGCATCGAGGACGACTACGTGATCACCGAAAAGGGGCTCGAACGAATTTCCCTCGTGCCTCGTGAGATCGACGAAATCGAAGCGTTGATGAAGCGCCGCCGTACCATCCAACCCTGA
- a CDS encoding serine hydrolase, translating to MRLLPALAAILIGALLVSASPASAQAVRPGPTSLRRVIDSLADAHRGVVGYSITNLETGEHLERRGDETFTTASLIKVPVLVALFDLAEQKQLTLDDPIVLTEIDKVGGAGQLQFLRTPLTLRLWDVAWLMTTLSDNTATNLVLDRIKIRRVWQKMEALGLPHTKVHSGSMTRIGTVAPDSSVKYGLGVTTPNEMARLFTLLAQGKAVSPSADSTMLAILARNVDDAKLLRYAYGVRAAHKTGDVDNARTDCGVLYLPARVVACVLTKENVDTRYWMDAEGNTVIGRIGAAIVAHWAPRQGPTR from the coding sequence ATGCGACTCCTCCCCGCTCTTGCTGCCATCCTCATCGGCGCGTTGCTGGTGAGTGCCTCACCGGCGTCCGCGCAAGCCGTGCGACCCGGGCCGACGTCACTGCGTCGCGTCATCGACAGCCTCGCTGATGCACACCGCGGCGTGGTGGGCTACAGCATCACCAATCTCGAGACCGGTGAACATCTCGAGCGACGCGGTGATGAAACGTTCACCACGGCTTCGCTCATCAAGGTGCCGGTGCTCGTGGCGCTGTTCGATCTGGCCGAACAGAAGCAGCTCACACTCGATGATCCGATCGTGCTCACCGAGATCGACAAGGTCGGAGGAGCCGGACAACTGCAGTTCCTGCGCACGCCGCTCACCCTGCGGCTGTGGGATGTCGCGTGGTTGATGACGACGCTGAGCGACAACACCGCCACCAATCTGGTACTCGACCGCATCAAGATCCGGCGTGTCTGGCAGAAGATGGAAGCGCTCGGGCTTCCTCACACCAAGGTGCATTCCGGCTCGATGACCCGCATTGGTACCGTCGCACCCGACAGTTCCGTCAAATACGGGCTGGGAGTCACTACTCCCAATGAGATGGCTCGCCTTTTCACCCTGCTCGCCCAGGGCAAGGCCGTGAGTCCGTCGGCGGATTCCACCATGTTGGCCATTCTCGCGCGCAATGTCGACGATGCAAAACTGCTTCGGTACGCCTATGGCGTGCGTGCAGCCCACAAGACTGGTGATGTGGACAACGCGCGCACCGATTGTGGGGTACTCTACTTGCCAGCCCGGGTCGTGGCGTGTGTGCTCACCAAGGAGAACGTGGACACGCGGTACTGGATGGACGCCGAGGGCAATACGGTGATCGGTCGTATTGGCGCCGCGATCGTGGCACACTGGGCGCCGCGTCAGGGACCGACGCGCTGA
- a CDS encoding nitronate monooxygenase: protein MSATLVPSVATLPRIIQGGMGIGVSNWRLANAVSSLGHLGVVSGTVIDTVMVRRLQDGDPGGHVRRALAHFPVPAIADEMLHRFFIAEGRAPDAPYRLLPMYRQVVSRARQRVTVAAAFVETWLAREGHDGDVGMNLLTKVQLPNLPTLYGAMLAGVATIIMGAGIPREIPGALDALSEHRPASLRFDVEGMPRDVIESITFDPMDFWHEHAPPMTVLRRPSFYPVVSAVSLAATLARKSNGRVDGFVVESPTAGGHNAPPRGDMQLDASGQPIYGERDVVDFARMRDLGLPFWIAGGSGTPRGFAQALEQGAQGVQVGTLFAFCEESGLEPTLRTSVVEAVCAGRAHVFTDPLASPTGYPFKVIHGVADLADSRERVCDLGYLRVAVRGDDGRTVYRCPAEPVDAYVAKGGDAADCEGRRCLCNGLLADVGLGQVRTEGDEPPLVTSGDDLASVATLAAEGSYHAADVIAWLEGGVQATR, encoded by the coding sequence ATGTCCGCTACACTCGTCCCTTCCGTCGCCACGTTGCCTCGCATCATTCAAGGCGGCATGGGCATCGGCGTGTCCAACTGGCGACTCGCCAACGCCGTGTCTTCGCTCGGCCATCTCGGTGTGGTCTCCGGCACCGTGATCGATACCGTGATGGTGCGCCGACTGCAGGATGGCGATCCGGGCGGACATGTACGCCGTGCGCTCGCGCACTTTCCGGTGCCGGCCATCGCGGACGAGATGTTGCATCGGTTTTTCATCGCGGAAGGTCGCGCCCCCGATGCCCCCTATCGTCTGTTGCCCATGTATCGCCAGGTCGTGAGTCGCGCGCGGCAGCGGGTCACGGTGGCGGCCGCGTTTGTGGAGACGTGGTTGGCCCGCGAAGGACATGATGGCGATGTCGGTATGAACTTGCTCACCAAGGTGCAGTTGCCCAACCTGCCCACGCTGTATGGCGCGATGCTCGCCGGTGTGGCCACGATCATCATGGGGGCCGGCATCCCGCGCGAAATCCCCGGTGCGCTCGATGCTCTGTCGGAGCATCGCCCCGCTTCGCTGCGTTTCGACGTGGAAGGCATGCCGCGTGATGTGATCGAGTCGATCACGTTCGATCCCATGGATTTCTGGCACGAGCATGCACCACCGATGACCGTGCTGCGACGTCCGTCGTTCTATCCCGTGGTTTCGGCCGTGTCACTGGCGGCCACGCTGGCCCGCAAGTCGAACGGTCGCGTGGACGGGTTCGTGGTGGAGAGTCCCACCGCCGGTGGGCACAATGCGCCGCCGCGAGGGGACATGCAGCTCGACGCCTCTGGTCAGCCGATCTACGGCGAACGTGATGTGGTGGACTTTGCGCGCATGCGCGACCTGGGCCTGCCGTTCTGGATTGCCGGCGGCTCCGGTACCCCGCGGGGATTCGCGCAGGCGCTCGAACAAGGCGCACAGGGCGTGCAGGTGGGCACCCTGTTCGCCTTCTGCGAAGAGTCAGGCCTCGAGCCGACGTTGCGAACGTCGGTCGTTGAGGCAGTGTGTGCGGGTCGTGCCCATGTGTTCACCGATCCGCTGGCTTCACCCACCGGCTACCCGTTCAAGGTGATTCACGGCGTGGCCGATCTGGCCGACAGCCGTGAACGGGTGTGCGACCTGGGCTACCTGCGCGTAGCCGTGCGCGGTGACGATGGTCGCACGGTGTATCGATGCCCGGCGGAACCGGTCGACGCCTACGTGGCCAAGGGCGGTGACGCCGCTGACTGTGAGGGGCGCCGATGCCTCTGCAACGGCCTGCTGGCGGATGTCGGGCTGGGACAGGTACGAACCGAGGGGGACGAGCCACCACTGGTCACCAGCGGTGACGATCTGGCCTCGGTGGCAACACTGGCCGCTGAGGGGTCATATCACGCAGCAGATGTCATCGCGTGGCTGGAAGGCGGCGTGCAGGCCACGCGCTGA
- a CDS encoding sensor histidine kinase: MSLYARIFEFIPDAVLVVGADGRIREANPQAATMFGFKASELQSRLVDELIPRRFGHGHAAHRQAYLSGPRMRPMGAGLELHAVRADGREFPVDVLLSPMDDDNGLVVLCVIRDVTERRKADQRLRDSLREKEILLREIHHRVKNNLAVISSLLYMQSTRITDLETTTVLEESQRRVRSMALVHETLYRSGNLSSVEFADYAASLCEEVRHSQRIPGQSIEFDLSLEPITMSVDLAVPCGLILNELVTNAMKHAFPAGRPGHIRLTLSNQDPQWSEMVVEDDGVGTNKGLQDRLSLGLTLVEALARQIDGQFELTQGEPGTVARLRIPTPHAA; this comes from the coding sequence ATGAGCCTCTACGCACGCATCTTCGAGTTCATTCCCGACGCCGTGCTGGTGGTCGGTGCCGATGGTCGTATCCGAGAGGCCAATCCTCAGGCGGCCACCATGTTCGGCTTCAAGGCAAGCGAACTGCAGAGCCGACTGGTCGACGAGCTGATTCCTCGCCGTTTCGGGCACGGGCACGCCGCGCACCGGCAAGCTTATCTCTCAGGGCCACGCATGCGGCCCATGGGCGCCGGGCTGGAATTGCACGCGGTACGCGCAGACGGCCGCGAGTTTCCCGTGGACGTGCTCCTCAGTCCGATGGACGACGACAATGGTCTGGTCGTGCTCTGCGTCATCCGCGACGTGACCGAACGACGCAAGGCCGACCAACGCCTGCGCGATTCACTGCGCGAAAAAGAGATCCTGCTGCGCGAGATTCATCACCGGGTGAAGAACAACCTCGCGGTGATTTCCAGTCTGCTGTACATGCAGTCCACCCGCATCACCGACCTCGAAACGACCACGGTCCTCGAAGAAAGCCAGCGCCGGGTGCGGTCGATGGCATTGGTGCATGAAACACTGTATCGGTCGGGCAATCTGTCGTCGGTCGAGTTTGCCGACTACGCCGCTTCACTGTGCGAAGAAGTGCGCCACAGTCAGCGTATTCCCGGACAGTCCATCGAATTCGACCTCTCGCTCGAGCCCATCACGATGTCGGTGGATCTGGCCGTGCCGTGTGGCCTGATCCTCAACGAGCTGGTCACCAACGCCATGAAACACGCCTTCCCCGCCGGGCGCCCGGGGCACATTCGATTGACACTCTCGAATCAGGATCCCCAGTGGAGCGAGATGGTGGTGGAGGACGATGGCGTGGGCACGAACAAAGGGTTGCAGGACCGCCTGTCACTCGGCCTGACATTGGTGGAGGCACTCGCACGCCAGATCGATGGCCAATTTGAATTGACGCAGGGTGAACCGGGCACGGTCGCGCGCCTCAGGATCCCCACGCCTCACGCCGCGTGA
- a CDS encoding S9 family peptidase — translation MRRTTAPFVPAALLLGAALGAQPKPTVTPADFAQWEVPGAPRISPRGDWTALPISRLNDDNEVRLIGGPRDTTIVVPFGSPVTFGASNEWVGMLIGMSTAERERLTKEKKPIRNSVQLRNLANGQVITEAEVSGFTFSANGRYAALTRYPAEGKQVSDVVVYDLARGTRLTFSSVREHTWADAAGAGGALLALAIDGDGSSGHSVQLYDAAGNSLRVLENGGAPYRALAWRRQSLEFAALRGVVDKAFRDTAYVVLNWRDVTATAAPRTLDGSKATGFPAGVRIAEHRRPSWSRDGQVLFFGTRPRLTVADAIKKSAEKVSDVEIWHTNDVRMFAQQKVQEAQDLRSTLLAAWRADDRVVPVGTDLNEQSAALESGRWATEIDRKPYPWEWKFGRNVQDVYAVNLETGARSKVLERVRHYYGGDPTGTKLAWSDGRDYWVVDLASGKRTNLTASVTRGGKADFVDHDDDHPTDIPHIFPIVAWSKQGDALLVNDTHDVWRLAADGSAATRLTNGAREQVAHRLVSAAGFNASVVDRAVDLSAPQYFALTGRQTKQSGYARLNADGTVQRLLLIDAGHSGFVRADSANVVAFLRQRYDTSPNVFVGADPASAKAVTATNPQQSKFAWGKVELMNFRSTINVPLQALLYYPANYDPAKKYPLIVYTYERLTQGLHGYIAPNNRNYYNATVFSQEGYFVLMPDIVFRPREPGIGTKYAVEPAVRTLIAKGLVDAKRVGHVGHSQGGYEAAYLATHSNLFQTTIVGSGITDMISFAGQLHWSGGTAEFDHWETGQFRMQVAPWEDMKAMLDNSPLARVHQMQAKSMLIEIGSDDGTVDPRQGSLFYNYARRAGKHVVMLTYPGEGHGLTKRENQRDYQTRILEWFGHYLKGEPAAKWITNGQTALERRAILDANK, via the coding sequence ATGCGTCGAACCACCGCTCCATTCGTTCCCGCGGCCCTGCTGCTGGGCGCCGCTCTCGGTGCACAGCCAAAGCCCACGGTCACACCGGCCGACTTTGCTCAGTGGGAAGTACCCGGTGCTCCGCGCATCTCCCCCCGTGGTGACTGGACCGCGCTGCCGATCTCGCGTCTGAACGACGACAACGAAGTCCGTCTCATCGGCGGGCCGCGCGACACCACCATCGTGGTTCCCTTCGGCTCACCGGTGACATTCGGGGCCTCCAACGAGTGGGTGGGCATGCTGATCGGCATGTCCACGGCGGAGCGCGAACGGCTCACCAAAGAGAAGAAGCCCATTCGCAACAGTGTGCAGTTGCGCAATCTCGCGAATGGTCAGGTGATCACCGAAGCCGAAGTCAGCGGCTTCACGTTCAGCGCCAACGGCCGCTACGCCGCGCTCACGCGATACCCCGCCGAAGGCAAGCAGGTTTCGGATGTGGTGGTGTACGATCTGGCCCGTGGGACGCGCCTCACGTTCTCCTCGGTCCGTGAGCACACCTGGGCCGATGCGGCTGGCGCGGGCGGAGCGCTGCTGGCACTGGCCATCGACGGCGACGGCTCGTCCGGTCATTCAGTGCAACTGTATGATGCGGCCGGCAACTCCCTGCGTGTACTGGAGAATGGCGGCGCCCCGTATCGGGCACTCGCCTGGCGTCGGCAGTCGCTGGAATTCGCCGCCCTGCGTGGTGTGGTGGACAAGGCATTTCGCGACACGGCGTATGTGGTGCTCAACTGGCGCGATGTGACGGCAACGGCCGCGCCGCGGACGCTGGATGGATCGAAGGCCACAGGATTCCCCGCTGGCGTCCGCATTGCGGAACACCGACGGCCGTCCTGGTCGCGGGATGGACAGGTGCTGTTCTTCGGCACGCGCCCGCGTCTCACCGTAGCCGACGCCATCAAGAAGAGCGCCGAGAAAGTTTCCGACGTGGAGATCTGGCACACCAATGATGTGCGCATGTTCGCGCAGCAGAAGGTGCAGGAAGCGCAGGACCTGCGTAGCACGCTGCTGGCAGCGTGGCGTGCCGATGATCGTGTGGTGCCGGTGGGCACTGATCTCAATGAGCAATCGGCGGCGCTGGAAAGCGGACGCTGGGCCACGGAGATCGATCGCAAGCCGTATCCGTGGGAATGGAAGTTCGGCCGCAACGTGCAGGACGTGTATGCCGTGAACCTGGAAACAGGCGCACGCAGCAAGGTGCTCGAACGGGTGCGTCACTACTACGGCGGCGACCCGACGGGCACGAAGCTCGCCTGGTCCGATGGTCGCGACTATTGGGTCGTCGATCTTGCCTCGGGGAAGCGCACCAACCTCACGGCATCGGTGACACGTGGCGGCAAGGCGGACTTCGTCGACCATGACGACGATCATCCCACCGATATCCCCCACATCTTTCCGATCGTGGCGTGGAGCAAGCAGGGCGATGCGCTGCTGGTGAACGACACACATGACGTGTGGCGTTTGGCCGCCGATGGCAGCGCTGCCACCCGCCTGACCAACGGCGCCCGCGAACAGGTGGCCCACCGCCTGGTCAGTGCGGCCGGGTTCAATGCGTCGGTCGTCGACCGCGCGGTGGACCTGTCGGCGCCGCAGTACTTCGCCCTCACCGGACGGCAAACCAAGCAGAGTGGCTACGCCCGTCTCAATGCCGATGGCACCGTGCAGCGGCTGCTGCTGATCGATGCCGGGCACTCGGGATTTGTGCGCGCCGACAGCGCCAATGTGGTGGCGTTCCTGCGCCAACGGTACGACACGTCACCCAATGTGTTCGTGGGTGCCGATCCCGCGTCTGCCAAGGCCGTCACCGCCACCAACCCACAGCAATCGAAGTTCGCGTGGGGCAAGGTGGAGCTGATGAACTTCCGCAGCACGATCAACGTGCCGCTGCAGGCGCTGCTGTACTATCCGGCCAACTACGACCCGGCCAAGAAGTACCCGCTCATTGTCTACACGTACGAGCGGCTCACGCAGGGGCTGCATGGCTACATCGCCCCCAACAATCGCAACTACTACAACGCCACGGTGTTCTCGCAGGAAGGCTACTTCGTGCTGATGCCCGACATCGTGTTCCGGCCGCGTGAACCGGGGATCGGCACCAAGTACGCCGTGGAACCGGCGGTACGGACCCTGATTGCGAAGGGGTTGGTGGACGCCAAGCGGGTGGGCCATGTTGGCCACTCACAGGGCGGCTACGAAGCGGCGTATCTCGCCACTCACAGCAACCTGTTCCAGACCACTATCGTGGGCTCCGGCATCACCGACATGATCAGCTTCGCGGGCCAGTTGCATTGGAGTGGCGGCACGGCGGAGTTCGATCACTGGGAGACCGGTCAGTTCCGCATGCAGGTGGCGCCGTGGGAAGACATGAAGGCCATGCTCGACAACTCACCCCTCGCGCGGGTGCATCAGATGCAGGCCAAGAGCATGCTGATCGAAATCGGCAGCGACGACGGCACGGTGGATCCGCGGCAGGGTTCGCTGTTTTACAACTACGCCCGCCGCGCCGGCAAACATGTCGTGATGCTCACCTACCCGGGCGAAGGCCACGGCCTCACCAAGCGTGAGAACCAGCGCGACTACCAGACGCGCATTCTCGAGTGGTTCGGACACTACCTCAAGGGTGAACCGGCCGCGAAGTGGATCACCAACGGCCAGACCGCACTCGAACGTCGCGCCATTCTCGACGCGAACAAGTAA